Proteins encoded in a region of the Ignavibacteriales bacterium genome:
- a CDS encoding alpha-L-fucosidase has protein sequence MKTITLLVISLLMFAVRGVAQENGGSTSKDDHLQWWREARFGMFIHWGPVSLKGTEISWSRGGERRGIKGKGEIPVEVYDSLYKQFNPVKFKADEWVSIARAAGMKYMVLTAKHCDGFCLWHSGVDNYSIASTPFKRDVCGELADAAHKAGMRVGWYYSPMDWRDPDCRTERNSIYVKRMQGHLRELLGNYGQIDLLWFDTDGGPAPWDQAATYGLVRSLQPKLIINNRLDMGGYEDYRAQNIGPNADYQTPEQRIGAFDNIRPWETCMTLGQQWSWKPQDTIKTFAECLRILVQCVAGDGNLLLNVGPMPNGQIEPRQVKVLRQMGGWLTKYGESVYGTRGGPFPNGAWGGSTMKGNAVYLHILKWEGNQLQLPSLKARIIRGKALTGGNVRIEQTDEVTIIRMPVREQNKVDTVVKLEMEKPVSFR, from the coding sequence ATGAAAACGATCACACTTCTGGTAATCTCCCTTCTGATGTTTGCTGTTCGAGGTGTTGCTCAAGAGAACGGAGGATCCACGTCGAAAGATGACCATCTCCAATGGTGGCGCGAGGCACGCTTTGGCATGTTCATTCACTGGGGACCGGTCAGCCTCAAAGGAACGGAGATCAGCTGGTCCCGGGGCGGAGAACGGCGAGGGATCAAGGGGAAGGGGGAGATTCCCGTGGAGGTGTACGACAGCCTCTACAAGCAGTTCAACCCTGTGAAGTTCAAAGCTGACGAATGGGTTTCCATCGCGCGCGCTGCCGGCATGAAATACATGGTACTCACAGCGAAGCACTGCGACGGCTTCTGTCTGTGGCACTCCGGTGTCGACAACTACAGTATCGCCAGCACTCCTTTCAAACGCGATGTGTGCGGTGAACTGGCTGACGCCGCCCACAAGGCGGGCATGAGAGTGGGGTGGTATTACTCTCCCATGGACTGGCGAGATCCGGACTGCCGTACGGAACGAAACAGCATCTACGTGAAACGGATGCAGGGACATCTGCGTGAACTGCTGGGCAACTACGGGCAGATCGATCTGTTGTGGTTTGACACTGACGGCGGACCGGCTCCATGGGATCAGGCTGCGACGTACGGTCTCGTCCGTTCGCTCCAGCCGAAGCTGATCATTAACAACCGGCTGGATATGGGGGGCTATGAAGACTACAGGGCTCAGAACATTGGTCCCAACGCGGACTATCAAACTCCTGAGCAACGAATCGGGGCGTTTGACAATATCCGGCCATGGGAAACCTGCATGACGCTCGGGCAACAGTGGTCGTGGAAACCTCAGGACACAATCAAGACCTTCGCAGAATGCCTGCGTATTCTCGTCCAATGTGTTGCGGGCGATGGGAACCTGCTCCTCAACGTCGGTCCGATGCCAAACGGACAAATTGAACCTCGACAGGTAAAAGTGCTCCGGCAGATGGGAGGGTGGTTGACGAAGTACGGAGAGAGTGTCTACGGGACCCGGGGCGGGCCTTTCCCCAACGGCGCGTGGGGTGGCTCAACGATGAAAGGAAATGCGGTGTACCTTCATATCCTGAAGTGGGAAGGGAACCAGTTGCAGCTGCCGTCGTTGAAAGCTAGAATCATCAGGGGTAAAGCCCTCACCGGCGGCAATGTGAGAATTGAGCAAACCGACGAAGTGACGATCATTCGAATGCCGGTCCGGGAGCAGAACAAAGTCGACACTGTTGTGAAGCTGGAGATGGAAAAGCCTGTTTCTTTTCGTTAA